The Ignavibacteria bacterium nucleotide sequence TTTCTGTTTTTCCGTACTAAACGCACTTCACCCTCAAACATAAAATGTCCAATTCCGCTTTATGAAACTTTAACTTAGTTTCACAAACCAGATTCTAAATACCATGATGAATTACTAAAGGGACAGGAACGAAACTATTCAACATCATAATTATTCAGATTCTTGATTGCCGCAGTATTTACACTAGCTCTCTGCCTTTGACAAAGAATCCTATCTGTCTTGCTCCTGGATCGAAGTATTTGAAGTCTACTTTTGGAGAAACGAAAGATTCATTTTCAGAGGCATGCTGCTGAAATGTATATCATAGAACTCCTTTCACGGTTACAAAATATTTACTGTTAATTATTGCTGAAGGTTAATTATTCGCTGCTAAAAAAGGAGTAACAAACCTTATTTAGTTCAGTTACTACTTTAAGGAAGGGAAATCATTTTGGAAAAGCAAGTGCAGGATTCACGTGAAATGCATATTGTGATATAGAACAAACATATTGCAACAAGGCACGGCATAAAAACACCCTTTGGGCCACAACAAGAGTAGGATATAAAGATATAAATGCAATTACGGGGTGAATTGCAAGTGTTTTTTTATCTTTGTGACAGCAAAACGCGAGCCCATCCGGGGTACAAAGTTTCAATTAAAAGCTTACCTGATTTCATATTGAACACTTCATTGTTATTTAGCACGTCAATAAAAGGCGAGTCAGAGAAAGAAGGTATATTCAGATCAAGACTAACAGGCTTATCGGATGAATTGAGCACAACAACCGCCGTTTCATTTTCCGTACGCCGCATAAATGCGAACTGCTGCATTGACACGTGCAGCTGCGTATAGTCACCGCGCCTAAGGGCTTTTGAGGAGTGGCGGACCTGTGAGAGGCGCGAAAGTGCTTTAGTTAATTCAGGCGTAAAGCCGTTAGTAAAATCTGCAAGGTTAAGTGAAGGGCGAAGCGGGTCGTCGCTGCCGTGATGTTTCTCACCCTTAACTGCCCACTCGCTTCCATAATAGACCGACGGCACGCCGGGCATTGTGAAAAGCAGGCAGTACAAGGGATAAATATGCACAGGGTCTTTTATAATGCTTGCAATACGGTTCACGTCGTGATTATCGGCAAAGGCGTAAAGCGGCATATTCCTGTACATTCCGCCCGTGCCGAACTGGCGGTTCAAGGAGTATGCAATTTCAAAATAATTCTTATCGTTAAGGCTTGAATAGAGGCCCTTATAGCACTCGTAGTTTGTAACAGAGTCGAGTGTTTGAGAGTTAACCCAGCGCCTGTAATCCCCGTGTATAATTTCGCCCATGAGCCAGAAATCTTTTTTCTTATGTTTGGTAACGAGGGCAAGATCCTGAAGGAATTTCATGTCAATACAATCAGCGGCATCAAGGCGAAGACCGTCTATTTCGAAATAGTCTATCCACATTCTTACCGCATCAAAGAGGTGTTCTCTGGTATCGTGGTTTTTCAGGTTCAGCTTTACGAGGTTATAGTGTCCGTTCCATCCCTCATAACTAAACGGGTCGCCAAGGGGACTCCTCTGGCTAAAATCAAGTCCATGGAACCAGCTTGAGTAAGGAGAAGACTGCATGTTCATCCGGAGGTCACGGAAAGCCCAGAAGCTGCGTCCCACGTGGTTGAACACGCCGTCCAAGATGACGCGGATTCCGTTTTGGTGAAGGGCCGCAATAAGGTTTTTAAGCTGTTCATTGTTACCCAGGCGTCTATCCACATGAAAGTAATCTGCTGTATCGTACCCGTGGGATGTAGATTCAAACAACGGGCCGAGGTAAAGCGCGTTTACGCCGAGGGATTTCATGTGGCCTATCCAGCCATAGATCTTATCCAGACGCGAGACGGGTTGTGAAAAGAAATCGTTATTTTTTGGTGCTCCGCAGAAGCCGAGCGGATATATATGATAAAAAACAGAATCGAATGACCAGTGCATGGGAAGCCTTTCAATTAAAAATTAAAAATTGCCGCCTTCAGCGGCGTTCGACGTTCGACGTTCAACGCTCGACGAAAGAAAATATTTTAAGAATAAATTCCATGGCTGAACTGATGGACAGCCTGGAATGCCGCTTGTGAATCCAGTTTTATATGATTGCCCAGGAAAAGCGTGATATAGTTATTAATAATTCCCAGGAATGTAAAAGCATAACGCTGATGCCTTCCTTTCATATTACCATGATTTTCTGCGGCATGTATAAACATTTCTGTCAGGATATTAATCAGATCCCTGTTGTATTTAGAGCATGCCTCAAGAGTTTCGCTTTCAGGTCCGGAAAAACACATTGCAAGCTGCATGCGGTAGAAATCCTTATTTTGCTTAGCGAATAAGAAAAAAGCCTCAGCCACATTCTGCAGTGTTTGAGGAAGATCGCCATAGTATTCCGCAGCAGAGCGTACAGACTGAATAAGAACATTAAAGTATTCTTCCAGCAGAGCATCGAGCAATCCCCTTTTGCTGCCGAAGTAGTGATAGAGAGTTGGTTTAGTAATACCCGCTTCATCTACTATCATCTGCACGCCGACGGCTTCATATCCCATAGAAGAAAAAAGCCTCAGAGCAACAGCCAGTATATTTTCCCTGTTATCCATTTTTTTATTCTTTCAATAAATTTACAATTGCAATATACCGATCGGTATAATAAAAAGCAAGAGGGAAACGTTCGACGTTCAACGTTCGACGGGAAGAAGAAGTTCGAGGTTATAGGTTATGGGGATTAAGGATGTAGACAAACTGGCCGGAGGAATTGCGGCGGCCTATCTTTGAAATAATATTATCTTCCCTGCTCATTAAATCAGAGGGAGGGTTTTCAATTTTTTCTGCGTCTATCGGTTCAACAGATTCCACCCGGTCCACGGCAATTGCAGAGTTCCGGCCTGATATTTCAGTTATCACAGCCATTTCCCTGTGCGTTCTTTTGAGTAACTGTCTTGTTTCCTCAAAAAGGCTCATAAGTTCCTTTAATTTTGTGCTGCGGGCATTTTCAATTACTTTAACTGCCTCGTCGGATTTACCCGCGGATTTAAGTTTTTCAACGGTAGAGCCGATGGAGTGGATCATTTTATGCGGGGCATCAAACTTTTCGAGCTGAAGGGAGAGTATATAATTTGCGGTTGTAAATGAATCGTACCACTTGCCGAAGGCACATTTATGAGGATCTGTTGTAAGCTTAAAAGGGCGGTTTTCAATTATTGAATTATGAAGTTCATTCATCCAGTTTTTGTGGTCCTCTTCACGCTGATGCAGAAGAGTGATCAAATCATCAAGTTCTTTTTCTGAGGATTCCATTGAAAGCCGTGCCCTGAGGTCAAGTACCGGCAATATAGCACCCCGGTTATTGAACACTCCCCTGACATTTGAGGACATATCAGGAAGCCGGGTTACACGGGGCAGTATAACGAGTTCACGAACGTACCGGCATGAAATAGCTATCAGTTGTTTTTTTACACCGCAAATTACAAAAGGCAGCTGCGGCCCTGAGAAATCTGTATCAAAGTTAACTGAAAACACCGAGTCCCCCCGTGCATATTTTAGTTATTAATCAGCAGGCAAAATTATTAAGCCCAGCAAATATAATGGTTTAGGAAGAAGTTTGAAAATAATTTTTTATTTATTTTCCATTCCTACTTGCATAAGGGCATTGGGGAATTCATTGATTTTATTGGGTTAAATTTCAAAATTCATAACAGAACGGTTTGCCCTTTTGAATTAGAGAATATAAATTTATAAACAACGGAGGTAGAGAATGGGACCTGCCAATATTGTTGAGGAATTCCTGATTGCAATTGAACAGAGAAATTTCACCAAAGCCGAGGAATTGTTATCCAACAGTTTCAGGGTAACAGGTGTCGGGCCCGATACGCTTGACAGCAGCGATTTTATGAGTATTCACCGTGCATTAGGCAGCGGTATACCCGATTTCAGGTTTAATTACGAATTTTTGAAGGAAAAAGGTGGCGTTGTAACAGTTAAGTTCCATATAACCGGGACACATACAAAATCTCTGCCTGCTCCTTATGCAGGACTTCGGACGACTGCGCCGACAAACAAGCCGATTGAGATGCCGGATGAAACAGTGGAATTTAACGTAAGGGACAATAAAATTCAGAGAATGCAGGTAGAGCGCGTTGAAGGCGGCGGGCTGCCCGGGCTTTTGAAGCAGATAGGCGTTGAGCTGCGCGTGGAAGCCTAGACTTGAGTTTGCTCCAAAGTTATCCGGTATGGCTTCAGTTTTAGCAGAAAGGCACCTTTTTGGGTGCCTTTTTTGAATATGGGTCGAAGTTTAGACATTAAAATGGGATTATTTGAGGAGAAATTTGTATAATAATTCAATAGAACTGATTTAAAAATCCTGTTTTGACTGGAGGGGGTATGGAGGGAAAAAGAGGGAAAATTATTAAATGGTCCCTGATTGGAATTCTATTATTAATTATTATTATACAATTCATTCCTGTAAAGAAGGACAATCCGCCAAGCGCAACAGAAATTAAATGGGATTCGCCGCAGACCAGATCGCTTGCACGCAGGGCCTGTTACGACTGCCACAGCAATGAAACCGCCTGGCCGTATTATTCTAACATAGCTCCTGTTTCATGGTTTTTGTCGGATCATGTTCATGAAGGCAGGAGGCATCTGAATTTTTCGCAATGGCACTACCCCAGGGAAAGAGAGATAAGAAAAGCCAGATCGATGGTCAGGCAGGTCATGGAAGGCGAAATGCCCCTGGAATCCTACATCTGGATGCATCCGGAGGCAAAGCTGACGGATATAGAAAAGCAGCAGCTGATTAAAGGCATTGAAAAGACCTTTAATGTTACGGTACCCGCAGATTCGGGAAAAACCGAAGGTTCAGAGCACGAGCATGATGAGGATTAAGCCTTGGGGGAAATAAAATTTTCTAAAAAAGCTGGAACAATTATTATGTAGGAGCCGTCTAACGATATGAAAGTGCTCCTAATTTGTTAAATAAATGCCGGGCCGGAAGCTGCACTCCGGCCCGCTTTTTATATTCTCTTCTCTCCCCTGCCATTCCGCCGTTTTTATGGCTTGTTTGTTTATCCATTCAGACTATATTGATTTTAAGACTGTCCAGGCATTGAGGCGAAAACGGACATAGCCGCTGGAGTAATTAGAATCTGACAGCAGGGTTGAAAATTACAAAAATTGACTCCAAACTTTATTATTTATATTTTAAGCAATTATGCTTAATGCCCTGATCCGATACCAGCATTTGTCAGGCTTCTAACAATTCTGAATCTATGTATTCGCCGTCCGCTATCCGGAATATCAACAGAGAACCATACATCCATTAAATAAAGGAGCATACTGATGGCAAAGGAGCAGGTACAAATCATATCAGATATTCTGAACAAGAAAGAGAATGAAATTCTAAACAGCTGGGTAAAAGAACAGCTTCAGTCTATAACATTCCGGTCCGACCTGATGAATGAAAACGAATTAAGGCAGCAGTCGGGTGAATTCCTAAATCTTTTCCGTGAAGCCGCCGCTCAGGGTATGAATTACGATATTTATTCGCCCATCTGGTCGAGGGTTCTTGAAATGCTGGGATCAGTTTCACGTTCAAGAGCAATACAGGGGTATTCACCATCAGAGACGGCAACGTTTATTTTCTCCTTAAAGCAGCCGCTCTTCAACAGTCTGACTGACGCCGTTACCGATGATCCGAAAGTATTAAGCCGTGAGATCTGGAATATCACGGTCATTTTTGACAAGCTTGGGCTTTACACGGTAGAGATGTACATAAAGAGCCGGGAGGAAATCATACTGCGGCAGCAGCGGGAAATGATAGAGCTATCGACTCCTGTAGTCCAATTGTGGAACGGCATACTTGCGCTTCCGCTCATAGGGACACTCGACAGCGAAAGGACGCAGGTAGTGATGGAGAGCCTTCTTACGAAAATTGTTGAGAGCGGTTCTTACGTTGCAATAATTGATATTACCGGGGTTCCAACCGTGGACACGCTAGTGGCACAGCATTTATTAAAGACCGTTGCGGCTGCGAAACTCATGGGAGCGGAATGCATAATAAGCGGCATAAGGCCTCAGATAGCGCAGACGATAGTGCATCTTGGTGTAAACCTGGAAGACGTGACGACGAAGGCAACGATGGCCGAAGCGCTCCGCTCGGCACTTGTAAAGAACGGGCTGCACATCGTCAAGGCCCAGGCTAATCAAAAGAAGGAGCAGTAAATGGAAAGAATTCCTATTCTAAAGATGGGAAAATACCTGCTTGTTACAATACAGATAGACATGCACGACCGTCTGGCTCTGGCGCTTCAGGATGACCTGACAGAAATGATAGTAAAGACGCAAGCAAAGGGGGTTCTAATAGATATATCATCACTGGAGATTGTAGACTCCTTCATAGGGCGGATGCTGAGCAATATTGCATCGATGTCCAAGGTGCTGGATGCTCTAACGGTGGTAGTTGGCATGAGGCCTGCTGTAGCAATAACGATGGTGGAGCTTGGGCTGGATATGAAAGGCGTAAGGACGGCGCTTGATATGGACAAGGGCATTGAACTTCTGGAATCGTTATTGATTAAAGATGAGACCTCATTCAACGAAGAGCCGGAGACAGAAGATGACAGTACAAAGGAGTGACAAGAGACTAATACGCACATCCGAAGATATTGTCATGGTTCGTCAGCTTGTAAGGGAGTGGGCAAAGGCAATCGGGATGAATCTGGTTGACCAGACAAAACTTATTACTGCGGCAAGTGAGCTGGCAAGGAACACTTTCGATTACGGGGGGGGCGGCGTTATGGTTATAGACCAGATTATTGACGGAATAAAAACGGGGCTCAGGCTGACCTTTGAGGATAAGGGTCCCGGCATTGAGGACGTTGAGCAGGCAATTAAGGACGGATACACTACGGGCGGGGGCATGGGTCTGGGGCTTGGAGGTGCCAGGAGGCTGGCCAACGAGTTTTACATATATACAAAGCCCGGCCAGGGAACGCGCGTTACTATTGTCAGGTGGAAATGAAAAACATATTTACATTAAAAATTACGGAGCAGAGCGGGGTTGCAGAAGCAAGGCGGCTTTCGGCATATGCTGCAACGGCAATTGGTTTTAATGAGACTGACAAAGGCAGAATCAGCATAATTGTAACCGAGCTGTGCAGAAATCTTGTAAAGCATACGAAGCAAGGGGGTGAATTTCAGCTTTTCAGGATTAAGAGGGGTGAACAAGAGGGGCTGGAGCTTCTGGCACTGGACAAAAGTCCCGGGATCAGAAACGTTGCAGAGGCGATGCGGGACGGGTTTTCAACGGCAGGAAGCCCGGGGACGGGGCTGGGGTCAATAAAACGCCTTTCAGATTTTTTTGACATATATTCTGTTGAAGGCCAGGGTACCGTCATATTATCGCGCATATGGGTAAACAAGCAGGCACTTTCAGAGCAGAAGTATGAGATAAGCGGAATAAATCTTCCCAAACCCGGCGAGGAGGTTTCAGGGGACAAATGGTCCTGGGGGGCAAATCAGAACGGGATAACCATAATGATTG carries:
- a CDS encoding alpha-amylase, whose product is MHWSFDSVFYHIYPLGFCGAPKNNDFFSQPVSRLDKIYGWIGHMKSLGVNALYLGPLFESTSHGYDTADYFHVDRRLGNNEQLKNLIAALHQNGIRVILDGVFNHVGRSFWAFRDLRMNMQSSPYSSWFHGLDFSQRSPLGDPFSYEGWNGHYNLVKLNLKNHDTREHLFDAVRMWIDYFEIDGLRLDAADCIDMKFLQDLALVTKHKKKDFWLMGEIIHGDYRRWVNSQTLDSVTNYECYKGLYSSLNDKNYFEIAYSLNRQFGTGGMYRNMPLYAFADNHDVNRIASIIKDPVHIYPLYCLLFTMPGVPSVYYGSEWAVKGEKHHGSDDPLRPSLNLADFTNGFTPELTKALSRLSQVRHSSKALRRGDYTQLHVSMQQFAFMRRTENETAVVVLNSSDKPVSLDLNIPSFSDSPFIDVLNNNEVFNMKSGKLLIETLYPGWARVLLSQR
- a CDS encoding TetR/AcrR family transcriptional regulator, whose protein sequence is MDNRENILAVALRLFSSMGYEAVGVQMIVDEAGITKPTLYHYFGSKRGLLDALLEEYFNVLIQSVRSAAEYYGDLPQTLQNVAEAFFLFAKQNKDFYRMQLAMCFSGPESETLEACSKYNRDLINILTEMFIHAAENHGNMKGRHQRYAFTFLGIINNYITLFLGNHIKLDSQAAFQAVHQFSHGIYS
- a CDS encoding ester cyclase, with the translated sequence MGPANIVEEFLIAIEQRNFTKAEELLSNSFRVTGVGPDTLDSSDFMSIHRALGSGIPDFRFNYEFLKEKGGVVTVKFHITGTHTKSLPAPYAGLRTTAPTNKPIEMPDETVEFNVRDNKIQRMQVERVEGGGLPGLLKQIGVELRVEA
- a CDS encoding heme-binding domain-containing protein, yielding MEGKRGKIIKWSLIGILLLIIIIQFIPVKKDNPPSATEIKWDSPQTRSLARRACYDCHSNETAWPYYSNIAPVSWFLSDHVHEGRRHLNFSQWHYPREREIRKARSMVRQVMEGEMPLESYIWMHPEAKLTDIEKQQLIKGIEKTFNVTVPADSGKTEGSEHEHDED
- a CDS encoding STAS domain-containing protein — its product is MAKEQVQIISDILNKKENEILNSWVKEQLQSITFRSDLMNENELRQQSGEFLNLFREAAAQGMNYDIYSPIWSRVLEMLGSVSRSRAIQGYSPSETATFIFSLKQPLFNSLTDAVTDDPKVLSREIWNITVIFDKLGLYTVEMYIKSREEIILRQQREMIELSTPVVQLWNGILALPLIGTLDSERTQVVMESLLTKIVESGSYVAIIDITGVPTVDTLVAQHLLKTVAAAKLMGAECIISGIRPQIAQTIVHLGVNLEDVTTKATMAEALRSALVKNGLHIVKAQANQKKEQ
- a CDS encoding STAS domain-containing protein codes for the protein MERIPILKMGKYLLVTIQIDMHDRLALALQDDLTEMIVKTQAKGVLIDISSLEIVDSFIGRMLSNIASMSKVLDALTVVVGMRPAVAITMVELGLDMKGVRTALDMDKGIELLESLLIKDETSFNEEPETEDDSTKE
- a CDS encoding anti-sigma regulatory factor; this encodes MTVQRSDKRLIRTSEDIVMVRQLVREWAKAIGMNLVDQTKLITAASELARNTFDYGGGGVMVIDQIIDGIKTGLRLTFEDKGPGIEDVEQAIKDGYTTGGGMGLGLGGARRLANEFYIYTKPGQGTRVTIVRWK
- a CDS encoding SpoIIE family protein phosphatase, which produces MKNIFTLKITEQSGVAEARRLSAYAATAIGFNETDKGRISIIVTELCRNLVKHTKQGGEFQLFRIKRGEQEGLELLALDKSPGIRNVAEAMRDGFSTAGSPGTGLGSIKRLSDFFDIYSVEGQGTVILSRIWVNKQALSEQKYEISGINLPKPGEEVSGDKWSWGANQNGITIMIADGLGHGLEASDASTEAVKAFEESKAGPADKILQRIHQQLGHTRGAAVAVSELDAMKKVVKYCGVGNISGVIISPTGSRSMISHNGIAGHEARKIQVFDYPWTENSLMVMHSDGMSARWNMDKYPGLIMKSTSVICGVLYRDFARGNDDFTVVAMRMH